A genome region from Labilibaculum antarcticum includes the following:
- a CDS encoding nitrogenase component 1 → MEKIPTLSYIRPFVSTRNACKLCSPLGACIAIKGIEGCVPVIHGSQGCATYIRRYLISHYKEPVDIASSNFSEETTIFGGEANLKIALTNVTNQYQPKAIGVATTCLSETIGEDVASQLSHIRNDSTNSNLPSLFTVSTPSYQGTHLDGFHATVLALVKNFAKKLPSADKINFFPGFVSPSDIRHIKEIVADFDLKTTILPDYSDTLDNPVWDQYYRVPKGGTPISELEKMAEAYASIELGVFTSVKQGGQNGGKEISGASWLESEHSVKNHQCILPIGMNGNDALFDILSKVSGKDIPVKYQMQRGRLLDSYADGHKYIFGKKAVIYGEEDLVLGLCSFLDEIGVEVVLAASGANSGKLQKKIIKHCPEHGKTIQVISDSDFEQINEACNTIKPDFLIGNSKGNYIATNFNIPLIRVGFPIHDRIGGQRITLLGYQGTQKLFDKVVNAMIEYKQNNSPIGYKYM, encoded by the coding sequence ATGGAAAAAATCCCAACATTATCATATATCCGACCCTTTGTATCAACACGAAATGCGTGTAAACTGTGCTCACCCTTGGGAGCCTGTATTGCTATAAAGGGCATTGAAGGTTGCGTTCCGGTAATTCACGGTTCTCAAGGCTGTGCCACTTACATTCGTCGTTACCTAATTAGTCATTACAAAGAACCTGTTGATATTGCCTCTTCTAATTTTAGCGAAGAGACTACTATTTTTGGAGGAGAAGCAAATTTAAAAATTGCACTTACAAATGTTACCAATCAATATCAGCCTAAGGCAATTGGCGTTGCTACAACCTGCCTGAGTGAAACCATTGGAGAAGACGTTGCATCCCAACTAAGTCACATAAGAAACGACAGCACAAATTCCAATTTGCCAAGTTTGTTCACCGTTTCAACTCCCAGTTATCAGGGCACTCACTTGGATGGATTTCATGCTACGGTATTGGCTCTTGTCAAAAACTTTGCAAAAAAATTGCCATCTGCAGATAAAATCAATTTTTTTCCTGGATTTGTTTCACCTTCAGATATTCGACATATCAAAGAAATAGTAGCTGACTTTGATCTTAAAACTACTATTCTACCCGATTACTCGGATACCTTGGACAACCCTGTTTGGGATCAATATTATCGTGTACCAAAAGGAGGCACACCAATATCCGAGCTTGAAAAAATGGCCGAAGCTTATGCATCTATTGAATTGGGTGTTTTTACATCTGTAAAACAAGGCGGGCAAAATGGAGGGAAAGAAATCAGCGGAGCATCGTGGTTGGAAAGTGAACACAGTGTGAAAAATCACCAATGCATTTTACCCATTGGCATGAACGGCAATGATGCTTTATTTGATATTTTAAGTAAAGTCAGTGGAAAAGACATTCCTGTAAAATATCAAATGCAACGAGGTCGTTTGTTGGATTCTTATGCCGATGGACACAAGTATATTTTTGGAAAAAAGGCCGTGATTTACGGCGAAGAAGATTTAGTACTGGGCTTGTGTTCCTTTCTTGATGAAATAGGAGTTGAAGTCGTTTTAGCTGCATCGGGAGCCAATAGCGGAAAACTTCAAAAGAAAATCATCAAGCATTGTCCTGAACATGGAAAAACCATCCAAGTAATAAGTGATTCCGACTTTGAACAAATCAACGAAGCTTGCAATACAATTAAACCAGACTTTCTAATCGGAAATAGCAAAGGAAATTACATCGCTACCAATTTTAACATTCCGCTCATAAGAGTAGGCTTCCCTATCCACGATAGAATTGGAGGCCAACGAATTACTCTTCTTGGATATCAGGGTACACAGAAATTGTTTGATAAAGTGGTCAACGCAATGATTGAATACAAACAAAATAATTCTCCTATCGGATATAAATACATGTAA
- a CDS encoding radical SAM protein, which yields MKDLSTHPCFNKDAHHKYARVHLPVAPSCNVKCNYCNRKFDCVNESRPGVTSSILSPDQALSYLIKLVKIMPELKVVGIAGPGDPFANPIQTMKTLHLVRDNFPDMLLCLSTNGLNVAPYIDELKELDVSHVTITLNSLRPETLAKVYSWLRHDKRGYFGAQAGEYLLKKQLEAIVKLKKAGITVKVNTIIMPGINDHEIAEIAEKIASLGVDLMNTIPLFPVKDTLMENMEEPTPDFMKSLRKKVEAFLPPMTHCARCRADAAGLLGKDSAEAAKLLSETALLTVEKGEERPCVAVASMEGILVNQHLGEAARIHVFRETPKGYKLVNVRATPDTNQGDSRWEKLAETLADCRAILVGGIGKKPAGILGRSGIKIVEMSGLIDQGLDSVYKGTELRSLCKTDMTKCGTGCTGAANGCG from the coding sequence ATGAAAGATTTATCAACTCATCCTTGTTTCAACAAAGACGCACATCATAAATATGCTCGGGTGCATTTGCCCGTAGCCCCATCGTGTAACGTAAAATGCAATTATTGCAATCGGAAATTCGACTGCGTGAACGAAAGTCGCCCAGGAGTTACCAGCAGCATTTTATCACCAGATCAAGCATTAAGCTATCTTATTAAATTGGTGAAAATTATGCCGGAACTTAAAGTTGTGGGAATTGCAGGACCAGGCGATCCATTTGCCAATCCTATCCAAACCATGAAAACCCTTCATTTGGTTCGGGATAACTTTCCAGATATGCTGCTTTGTTTATCAACAAATGGTTTAAATGTAGCACCTTATATCGATGAATTAAAAGAACTGGACGTATCGCATGTTACAATCACATTGAACAGTTTACGTCCCGAAACTTTAGCGAAAGTGTACAGTTGGTTACGACACGACAAAAGAGGATATTTTGGAGCACAAGCTGGAGAATATCTACTTAAAAAACAATTAGAAGCAATCGTCAAACTAAAAAAAGCAGGAATTACCGTAAAGGTAAATACCATTATAATGCCAGGAATTAACGATCATGAAATTGCTGAAATTGCTGAAAAAATTGCCTCCCTAGGAGTGGATTTGATGAACACAATTCCTTTGTTTCCAGTAAAAGATACGCTAATGGAAAACATGGAGGAACCGACTCCGGATTTCATGAAATCGCTGCGTAAAAAAGTAGAAGCATTTCTTCCTCCCATGACGCATTGTGCACGATGCAGAGCCGATGCCGCAGGATTACTCGGAAAAGATTCAGCCGAAGCAGCCAAACTACTTTCTGAAACAGCCCTTCTAACCGTAGAAAAAGGAGAAGAAAGACCCTGTGTTGCTGTTGCTTCAATGGAAGGAATATTAGTAAATCAGCATTTGGGTGAGGCAGCACGAATCCACGTTTTTCGCGAAACACCCAAAGGATACAAACTAGTAAATGTTAGGGCAACACCCGACACAAATCAAGGCGATTCCCGCTGGGAAAAACTAGCGGAAACATTGGCTGACTGCCGCGCAATTTTAGTTGGTGGAATCGGCAAAAAACCTGCAGGAATCCTAGGCCGAAGCGGTATCAAAATCGTAGAAATGAGCGGTTTAATCGACCAAGGACTGGATTCTGTTTACAAAGGCACCGAACTTCGTTCACTTTGCAAAACAGACATGACTAAATGTGGAACTGGATGTACAGGTGCTGCTAACGGATGTGGTTGA
- a CDS encoding (2Fe-2S) ferredoxin domain-containing protein gives MKKPEFHILVCNSFRIAGEAQGYCNKNGSVEMVQYLTEECADRGLDATVSTTGCLNVCSQGPVMVIHPNNLWYGGITTDRIDEILDALEEGEAVTEYLIAE, from the coding sequence ATGAAAAAACCTGAATTTCACATTTTAGTCTGCAATTCATTCAGAATAGCAGGTGAAGCACAAGGATATTGTAATAAAAACGGATCTGTAGAAATGGTCCAATACCTTACTGAAGAGTGTGCCGACAGAGGACTTGATGCAACAGTATCCACCACTGGTTGCCTTAATGTTTGCTCACAAGGTCCGGTAATGGTGATTCATCCAAACAACTTATGGTATGGTGGTATAACAACCGATCGAATTGATGAAATTCTCGATGCTTTGGAAGAAGGCGAAGCCGTAACCGAATATTTAATTGCCGAGTAA
- a CDS encoding homocitrate synthase/isopropylmalate synthase family protein — protein MHIIDTTLRDGEQAPGVVFSLVEKLKIAALLDEAGVKELEIGTPAISLADEKDIRIIADQGFRFNATCWARACISDLQAAARTGVSRINISFPVSAIHLASIGKDRTWMLSSLSTIVKQAQNMFAFVSVGAQDASRCQTDLLDEFVFAARNLNVNRIRLADTVGIMNPMSVQNMFERYQHCLDGTELEFHAHNDLGMATANTIAALNAGANAASVTVNGLGERAGNAALEEVVAAMAFSLSDASSINLKKCIQLCEFVEKASGRKNSDSKPISGTKVYSHESGIHCNSLIKDPMSYHAFDPQIIGKKSQFIIGKHTGLAVLKDALKEMGIQLNDKQSQLFIDAVKKLSAKKKSELNSNELQQLYNNLFCYTN, from the coding sequence ATGCACATCATCGATACCACTCTTCGCGATGGAGAACAGGCACCGGGAGTCGTGTTCTCTCTGGTAGAAAAGCTGAAAATAGCAGCTTTACTGGATGAGGCTGGTGTAAAAGAATTGGAAATTGGAACACCTGCCATTTCCTTGGCAGATGAAAAAGACATCAGGATCATTGCTGATCAAGGATTTCGTTTCAATGCCACCTGTTGGGCGCGCGCTTGTATTAGTGATTTGCAAGCCGCTGCCCGAACAGGTGTTTCTCGAATCAACATCTCCTTCCCGGTTTCGGCAATTCACTTGGCTTCGATTGGGAAAGATCGGACTTGGATGCTCAGCAGTTTATCAACAATAGTTAAACAAGCACAAAATATGTTTGCATTCGTTTCGGTAGGCGCACAAGATGCTTCGCGTTGTCAAACTGATCTTCTTGATGAATTTGTTTTTGCAGCTCGAAACCTAAACGTGAACCGCATTCGATTGGCCGACACGGTAGGCATCATGAATCCCATGTCAGTGCAAAATATGTTTGAAAGATATCAACATTGTTTAGACGGAACAGAATTGGAATTTCATGCTCACAATGATTTGGGTATGGCTACAGCAAATACTATTGCCGCTTTAAATGCAGGAGCCAATGCAGCCTCGGTAACCGTAAATGGTCTGGGAGAACGAGCAGGTAATGCCGCCTTGGAAGAAGTAGTGGCAGCCATGGCTTTTTCACTTTCAGATGCCAGTAGTATCAACCTAAAGAAATGCATACAGCTTTGCGAATTCGTTGAAAAGGCATCAGGTCGAAAAAACTCGGATTCAAAACCCATTTCCGGGACGAAGGTTTACAGCCATGAATCCGGAATTCATTGCAACAGTCTTATTAAAGATCCAATGAGTTATCATGCTTTTGATCCGCAGATAATCGGCAAAAAAAGCCAATTTATTATAGGCAAACACACTGGGTTGGCTGTTCTAAAAGATGCATTAAAAGAAATGGGAATTCAATTAAACGATAAGCAAAGCCAATTATTTATAGACGCTGTAAAAAAGCTCTCAGCCAAAAAAAAATCAGAACTAAATAGTAATGAATTACAACAATTATACAATAACTTATTTTGCTACACGAATTAA
- the tsaA gene encoding tRNA (N6-threonylcarbamoyladenosine(37)-N6)-methyltransferase TrmO, translating into MTKIKFETIGLIKTSYKTLENMPIQPMGAKGVKASIVLKPEFVDGLMDLEEFSHVTLIYHLHKVTDYKLKVTPFMDTEEHGVFATRSPRRPNAIGLSTVKLIGIEGKVLHIEDADVLDGTPLLDIKPFFGRFDNREKVKSGWLDRNWDENHKTLKSDERFKTSIE; encoded by the coding sequence ATGACCAAAATTAAATTTGAAACCATAGGTCTTATAAAGACCTCATATAAAACTCTTGAAAATATGCCAATACAGCCAATGGGAGCGAAAGGAGTAAAGGCTAGTATTGTTTTAAAGCCTGAATTTGTTGATGGATTAATGGATTTGGAGGAGTTTTCGCATGTAACACTTATTTATCACCTGCATAAAGTAACTGATTACAAATTAAAAGTAACTCCATTTATGGATACCGAAGAGCATGGTGTTTTTGCGACCCGTTCGCCGCGCAGACCAAATGCAATTGGTCTTTCAACGGTGAAATTGATAGGTATAGAAGGAAAAGTTCTTCATATAGAGGATGCTGATGTTTTAGATGGAACACCGTTGCTGGATATTAAACCATTTTTTGGAAGGTTTGATAATCGCGAAAAGGTAAAATCTGGTTGGTTAGATAGAAATTGGGATGAGAATCATAAAACATTGAAATCTGATGAGCGTTTTAAGACATCAATAGAATAG
- a CDS encoding DUF4494 domain-containing protein, which produces MMTNNWFECKVKYVKIDEVSGKERKVSETYLVDAVSFTEAEARIHKELEQMIGGEFNVTNISKSNVTELYPNENGDRWFKAKVSFVDVDEASGKEKKATQYMLTQANNVKQAYEFLEESLSTMIVPYEIPAISESALMDVFPYFSDDVNEEIPEHLKPVVEMEANSDDFE; this is translated from the coding sequence ATGATGACAAATAATTGGTTTGAGTGCAAAGTAAAATATGTGAAAATTGATGAGGTATCTGGAAAAGAAAGAAAGGTGTCTGAAACATACTTGGTTGATGCTGTATCTTTTACAGAAGCAGAAGCAAGAATTCACAAAGAATTGGAACAAATGATTGGTGGTGAATTTAATGTAACAAACATTAGTAAATCAAACGTAACGGAATTGTATCCAAATGAGAATGGAGATCGTTGGTTTAAGGCTAAGGTTTCCTTTGTAGATGTTGATGAAGCTTCAGGAAAAGAGAAAAAAGCGACTCAGTATATGCTTACTCAAGCTAATAATGTAAAGCAGGCATATGAGTTTTTGGAAGAGAGTTTAAGTACAATGATTGTGCCTTATGAAATTCCAGCAATTTCAGAAAGTGCATTAATGGATGTATTCCCATACTTTAGTGATGATGTTAATGAAGAGATTCCTGAACATTTAAAACCCGTTGTTGAAATGGAAGCAAATAGTGACGATTTTGAATAG
- a CDS encoding START-like domain-containing protein: protein MQQFELEYVLHASQKVIYDRLSSASGLAEWFADDVNQKGKIFSFIWEGSEQQAELLLKKDNRQVRFHWLDSEDDESFFEFKIEIDALTNDLSLIITDYAEEDEVDEGIELWDSQISSLKQVLGI, encoded by the coding sequence ATGCAACAATTTGAACTCGAATATGTGCTCCATGCCTCACAGAAAGTAATTTACGATAGACTAAGCAGTGCAAGTGGATTAGCAGAATGGTTTGCTGATGATGTTAATCAAAAAGGCAAAATATTTTCTTTCATTTGGGAAGGCTCAGAACAACAAGCAGAATTGCTGTTAAAAAAAGATAATCGCCAAGTTCGTTTTCATTGGTTAGACAGTGAAGACGATGAAAGTTTCTTCGAATTCAAAATTGAAATTGATGCTCTTACGAACGATTTATCTTTAATAATTACTGATTATGCCGAAGAAGATGAAGTAGATGAAGGTATTGAATTATGGGATTCACAGATTTCAAGCCTAAAACAAGTTTTAGGAATATAG
- a CDS encoding LptF/LptG family permease → MKRLHSFILKSFLGPLAFTFFICMFVLLMQFLWRYIDELVGKGLEWTIIAEFLFYVSATLVPMALPLAILLASIMTFGNMGENYELTAMKAAGISLQRIMKPLIILIILISLGAFYFSNYIMPVASLKTTTLLIDIKKQNPELILKEGIFTNDLPKFSVKVGEIDKNTGMMYNLLIYDHRENLGNTDVTIADSGTMVTSKDKLTLNLTLYSGNIYQEVKQKPRNRNKNHPSRRIKFQVFKQNISLPGTDLKRSDENRYKNSYRMLNLKQLDQQEDTLKFKLDEDKHIFAKSLSSKYFQKEPRNLLQDSVKSVLVKQKILDADSLFSNLSLLKRQTTISYALDKGRKTRETISRKNNELSAQVKWQRKFTNEWHRKFTLPFACFIFFFIGAPLGAIIRKGGLGMPVIVSILFFIIYYIISMTAERFSKELVIEPVWGMWMSSLVVLPLGIILTYKATTDSSVFNIENYIDFFKKINPLNLFKKKDA, encoded by the coding sequence ATGAAAAGATTACATTCATTTATTTTAAAAAGCTTTTTAGGGCCGCTAGCGTTTACTTTTTTTATTTGCATGTTTGTTTTGCTTATGCAATTCTTATGGAGATACATAGATGAATTGGTAGGAAAAGGCTTGGAATGGACAATTATTGCCGAGTTCCTTTTTTATGTTTCTGCAACTTTAGTTCCAATGGCTTTGCCTCTAGCCATATTATTAGCTTCTATAATGACCTTCGGGAATATGGGGGAGAATTATGAACTTACAGCCATGAAAGCTGCGGGAATATCCTTGCAAAGAATCATGAAACCTCTTATCATTCTGATAATCCTCATTAGTTTAGGTGCATTTTATTTTTCAAACTATATAATGCCCGTTGCTTCACTTAAAACAACCACATTACTTATCGATATAAAAAAGCAAAACCCTGAATTAATACTAAAAGAAGGTATATTCACAAACGACTTACCTAAGTTTAGTGTTAAGGTTGGTGAAATAGATAAGAACACGGGAATGATGTATAATCTTTTGATCTATGATCATCGTGAAAATCTTGGAAATACAGATGTAACTATTGCTGATTCGGGAACAATGGTAACTTCGAAAGACAAGTTAACCTTGAATCTTACACTATATAGCGGAAACATCTATCAAGAGGTGAAACAAAAGCCACGTAATAGAAATAAAAATCATCCATCGAGAAGAATAAAATTTCAGGTATTCAAACAAAACATTTCATTACCCGGAACGGATTTAAAGCGATCCGATGAAAACAGATACAAAAACAGCTATAGAATGCTGAATTTGAAGCAATTAGACCAACAGGAAGATACACTCAAATTTAAACTAGACGAGGACAAACATATTTTCGCTAAATCATTGTCCTCAAAGTACTTTCAAAAAGAACCAAGAAATTTATTACAGGATTCGGTTAAATCGGTTTTGGTTAAACAAAAAATTCTTGATGCCGATTCATTATTTAGTAACCTTTCTTTATTAAAAAGACAAACAACAATTAGTTATGCTCTGGATAAAGGAAGAAAAACCAGAGAGACGATTTCCAGAAAAAACAACGAACTGTCTGCACAAGTTAAATGGCAAAGAAAATTCACCAACGAATGGCATCGTAAATTCACACTACCTTTTGCTTGCTTTATCTTTTTCTTTATAGGAGCACCTCTGGGAGCCATTATCCGTAAAGGAGGATTGGGCATGCCGGTAATTGTTTCAATTTTGTTCTTTATTATTTATTACATTATTTCAATGACTGCAGAACGATTTTCAAAAGAATTAGTAATTGAACCAGTTTGGGGCATGTGGATGTCTTCACTTGTCGTTCTGCCTTTAGGAATAATTCTTACGTATAAAGCAACAACCGATTCCTCTGTTTTCAATATCGAAAACTATATTGACTTCTTTAAGAAAATTAATCCATTGAATCTTTTTAAGAAAAAGGATGCATAA
- a CDS encoding nuclear transport factor 2 family protein, producing the protein MHKLKLIFGFFLILISGSCSNSAPPQNKDVEEFINKWHIAAAESKLEEYFDVMSENAIYIGTDASERWTKKEFYAFCEPHFLKGKTWNFKPFDRQIHFSDDNKTIWFDELLNTWMGVCRGSGVITIENGELKISHYHLSVTIKNEKVTEFLLINQE; encoded by the coding sequence ATGCATAAACTAAAGCTCATTTTTGGATTTTTTCTCATCCTTATATCTGGTTCGTGCAGTAATTCAGCACCTCCGCAAAATAAAGATGTTGAAGAATTTATCAACAAATGGCATATTGCTGCTGCAGAATCAAAACTTGAAGAGTATTTTGATGTGATGAGTGAAAATGCCATTTACATTGGCACCGATGCAAGTGAACGTTGGACTAAAAAGGAATTTTATGCATTTTGCGAGCCTCACTTTCTAAAAGGAAAAACCTGGAATTTCAAACCTTTCGACAGACAAATACATTTCTCGGATGATAACAAAACCATCTGGTTTGATGAATTACTCAATACATGGATGGGAGTTTGCCGCGGATCTGGTGTTATTACTATTGAAAATGGAGAACTTAAAATTTCTCACTATCATCTTTCTGTCACTATCAAGAATGAAAAGGTGACCGAATTTTTACTAATCAATCAAGAATAG
- a CDS encoding DUF5522 domain-containing protein has product MFDDLQPDIDYTMSPDGYRILTKKYLTERGYCCGNGCKNCPYFPKHNKGNRTLKE; this is encoded by the coding sequence ATGTTTGACGACTTACAACCAGATATAGATTATACAATGAGTCCGGATGGATATCGAATACTTACAAAAAAGTATTTGACCGAAAGAGGATATTGCTGTGGAAACGGATGCAAAAACTGTCCCTATTTCCCAAAACACAACAAAGGAAACAGAACATTAAAAGAGTAA
- the fmt gene encoding methionyl-tRNA formyltransferase — protein MNNFRIVYMGTPDFAVAPLEALLNAGCDVVGVITNPDKPAGRGQQIQEAAVKKFAVAKGLKILQPEKFRNEEFLEELRSLKADLQVVVAFKMLPEIVWNMPKYGTLNLHASLLPQYRGAAPINWAIINGDRETGVSTFLLQHEIDTGNILFQEKVSIGENDNVEVIHDKLMTIGSELVVKTVQAIEAGEYPQIPQDNLSGKELELKSAPKIFKEDCKIDWTKDLNSIHNLIRGLSPYPASWTELVPNEAGKAIGLKIFTSEKEKTNHDEAIGSIITDGKTYLKIAVKGGFILIKMLQQAGKKRMKVEDFLRGFQQIKNYHL, from the coding sequence ATGAATAATTTTCGAATTGTATACATGGGTACGCCCGATTTTGCTGTCGCTCCTCTTGAAGCCTTACTAAATGCAGGTTGTGATGTTGTTGGTGTTATTACCAATCCTGACAAACCAGCCGGCAGAGGACAACAAATTCAGGAAGCTGCAGTGAAAAAATTTGCCGTAGCAAAAGGCCTGAAAATTCTTCAGCCTGAAAAATTCAGAAATGAAGAATTTCTGGAAGAACTTAGATCATTAAAAGCCGACCTACAGGTGGTTGTGGCATTTAAAATGCTTCCCGAAATAGTTTGGAACATGCCCAAATATGGAACTTTAAATCTTCACGCCTCACTTCTTCCTCAATACAGAGGTGCAGCTCCAATCAATTGGGCGATTATAAATGGGGATCGAGAAACTGGTGTATCTACTTTCCTGCTTCAGCACGAAATTGATACCGGGAACATTCTATTCCAGGAAAAAGTTTCCATTGGTGAGAATGACAACGTAGAAGTTATTCATGATAAACTGATGACCATTGGTTCTGAATTGGTTGTTAAAACGGTTCAGGCAATCGAGGCAGGTGAATATCCTCAAATCCCTCAAGATAATCTATCTGGTAAAGAACTTGAATTAAAATCAGCCCCAAAAATTTTCAAAGAAGATTGCAAAATAGATTGGACTAAGGACCTAAACTCAATCCATAATCTTATTCGTGGATTAAGCCCTTACCCTGCTTCCTGGACCGAACTAGTTCCCAATGAAGCAGGAAAAGCCATTGGTCTTAAAATTTTCACAAGCGAAAAAGAAAAAACAAATCACGATGAAGCAATTGGCAGTATTATTACCGATGGCAAAACTTATTTGAAGATAGCTGTAAAAGGAGGTTTCATTTTAATCAAAATGCTCCAGCAAGCAGGCAAAAAACGAATGAAGGTTGAAGATTTCCTCAGGGGATTTCAACAAATAAAGAATTATCATTTATAA
- a CDS encoding AMP-dependent synthetase/ligase: MVTRIFDLLNNYRKNFPDKRDAFAKKGKDEWIPFSTEQYLTYSDYISYALLENGIKKNDCIITITNNRPEWNFVDMGLAQIGAVHVPLYPTINAKSYDFIILHCKPVAIFVSDLVLYEKIAPLLKNHPSVKFVYSFEKIKSVAHWSRLLEIGKEAESKLKTTLLAIKDSIQPDDLATIIYTSGTTGNPKGVMLSHNNFMSNVLASATSLNLDSSHKTLSFLPINHVYERMVNYQYQYKGISIYYAESMDTIGDNLRELKPHGFATVPRLLEKVYDKIMAKGKSLPFLKKAIFLWAVKLGQRYELNSANGGWYEFKLKIARKLVFRKWQEALGGNIKFMCSGGAPLQVRLERLFWAAGIPVQEGYGLTETSPIISANQNSYPNVRFGTVGPVLKGVEVKIAEDGEILARGPNVMLGYYKNLELTKEVLDEDGWFHTGDIGCWEDERFLKITDRKKEMFKTSGGIYISPQEIENKLKESPFIDQSIVCGESKRFPSVLISPNFEFLKEYCKRKKIPFTDTAQVIREEKIRDRIWKEIEKTNLNLDRPKKIKSFRLVADVWTPESGELSPTLKLKRKVLKNKYQLLVDEIYS; this comes from the coding sequence ATGGTAACGCGCATTTTTGACTTATTAAACAATTACAGAAAAAATTTTCCGGACAAAAGAGATGCCTTTGCAAAAAAAGGAAAAGATGAATGGATACCATTTTCAACGGAACAATACCTTACTTATTCTGATTATATAAGTTATGCTTTGCTGGAAAATGGGATTAAAAAGAATGATTGTATTATTACAATAACCAATAATAGACCTGAATGGAATTTTGTTGATATGGGCTTAGCGCAAATTGGCGCTGTGCATGTTCCCTTGTATCCAACAATAAATGCTAAAAGTTACGATTTCATTATCCTCCACTGCAAGCCAGTTGCTATTTTTGTGTCCGATCTTGTATTATACGAAAAAATTGCACCTCTGCTAAAAAATCATCCATCGGTAAAGTTTGTGTATTCCTTTGAGAAAATAAAATCAGTTGCCCACTGGAGTCGCTTACTTGAAATTGGCAAAGAAGCTGAAAGCAAACTGAAAACAACGCTGTTGGCGATAAAAGACAGTATTCAACCAGATGATCTAGCAACTATTATTTATACTTCGGGAACAACAGGGAATCCTAAAGGTGTTATGCTTTCGCACAACAATTTTATGAGCAATGTTTTGGCGTCTGCTACCAGCTTAAATTTAGATTCATCTCACAAAACATTGAGTTTCCTCCCAATTAATCATGTTTACGAACGAATGGTAAATTACCAATATCAATATAAAGGAATTAGTATTTACTACGCCGAAAGTATGGATACCATTGGAGATAATTTACGGGAACTAAAACCTCATGGTTTTGCAACAGTTCCCCGCTTGCTCGAGAAAGTATATGATAAAATAATGGCAAAAGGGAAAAGTTTACCCTTTTTGAAAAAAGCAATTTTCCTTTGGGCTGTTAAGCTTGGTCAAAGATATGAATTGAACAGTGCTAATGGCGGATGGTATGAATTCAAATTAAAAATTGCCCGCAAACTAGTTTTCAGAAAATGGCAGGAGGCATTAGGTGGCAACATCAAGTTCATGTGCTCGGGTGGTGCCCCATTGCAAGTTCGTCTGGAGCGACTATTTTGGGCTGCAGGCATTCCTGTTCAAGAGGGATATGGATTAACTGAGACATCACCAATTATTTCGGCAAATCAAAATTCTTATCCCAACGTAAGATTTGGTACTGTGGGACCAGTCTTAAAAGGTGTAGAGGTTAAAATTGCAGAAGATGGTGAAATTCTGGCCCGAGGACCAAACGTGATGCTTGGCTACTACAAAAATCTGGAATTAACAAAGGAAGTACTTGACGAAGATGGTTGGTTTCACACTGGAGATATTGGCTGCTGGGAAGATGAACGCTTTTTAAAAATTACCGATCGTAAAAAAGAAATGTTTAAAACATCCGGAGGAATATATATTTCGCCGCAGGAAATTGAAAACAAGCTTAAGGAATCACCATTTATTGATCAAAGTATTGTTTGTGGGGAATCAAAACGTTTCCCTTCAGTACTGATATCTCCAAATTTTGAATTTTTAAAAGAATACTGCAAGCGAAAGAAAATTCCATTTACCGATACGGCACAGGTCATAAGAGAAGAAAAAATACGGGATCGTATCTGGAAAGAAATTGAGAAAACGAATCTCAATTTAGATCGACCTAAAAAAATTAAAAGCTTTCGCTTGGTTGCCGATGTATGGACTCCTGAAAGTGGTGAACTCTCTCCTACCCTAAAATTAAAAAGAAAAGTTTTAAAAAATAAATATCAACTGCTTGTTGATGAAATTTATTCCTAA